In the genome of Raphanus sativus cultivar WK10039 chromosome 4, ASM80110v3, whole genome shotgun sequence, one region contains:
- the LOC108855757 gene encoding B2 protein → MDSFWQLGDELRGQSRASEDHKWSTVATKLAEQTRMKGERMNNLDLSKPYSEFRPTDKFSFQDNNNLNFNMLNFDGKFVQGMGKAPMQSNVYNNVNNVFQKNDFKSGGNMKVNKYSGNVVANKELSNNNKHNNNDNLAVDKRFKTLPASETLPRNEVLGGYIFVCNNDTMQEDLKRHLFGLPPRYRDSVRAITPGLPLFLYNYTTHQLHGIFEATTFGGTNIDATAWEDKKCKGESRFPAQVRIRVRKICKALEEDSFRPVLHHYDGPKFRLELSVPETLDLLDLCEQAGSA, encoded by the exons ATGGACAGCTTCTGGCAATTGGGTGATGAGCTCCGAGGTCAGTCACGAGCCTCCGAGGATCACAAATGGTCCACTGTTGCAACCAAGCTAGCTGAGCAGACTAGGATGAAAGGAGAAAGGATGAACAACCTTGATCTCTCCAAACCCTACTCTGAGTTCAGGCCTACCGACAAGTTTAGTTTCCAGGACAACAACAACCTTAACTTCAACATGTTGAACTTTGACGGAAAATTTGTGCAAGGCATGGGCAAGGCTCCGATGCAGAGCAATGTTTACAACAACGTGAACAATGTTTTCCAGAAGAACGACTTCAAGAGTGGAGGCAACATGAAGGTTAACAAGTACAGTGGCAATGTTGTTGCTAACAAGGAGCtgagcaacaacaacaagcacAACAATAATGATAATCTGGCTGTTGACAAGAGGTTTAAGACCCTGCCTGCCTCGGAGACGCTTCCAAGGAATGAAGTTCTTGGCGGCTACATCTTTGTTTGCAACAATGATACCATGCAGGAGGACTTGAAACGTCACCTCTTTG GTTTACCTCCAAGATACAGGGACTCTGTTCGGGCGATAACACCTGGATTGCCTCTGTTTCTGTATAACTACACCACTCACCAGTTGCATGGCATCTTTGAG GCAACAACTTTTGGAGGTACTAATATTGATGCAACTGCTTGGGAAGACAAAAAGTGCAAAGGAGAGTCAAGATTTCCGGCTCAG GTAAGGATCAGAGTGAGGAAGATCTGCAAAGCCTTGGAAGAGGATTCCTTCAGGCCTGTTCTTCACCACTATGATGGACCAAAATTCCGTCTTGAGCTCTCTGTTCCTGAG ACGTTGGATCTTCTAGATCTCTGCGAACAAGCTGGTTCTGCATAA
- the LOC108855900 gene encoding ribonucleoside-diphosphate reductase small chain C, giving the protein MLAPTLLLPSLNYINIIYNNTLHLPQQASLERVKKFQNVSTGSLHASSLSLFKTFETPKTLSPPFINIRLSTQRITIQITSLHQYLNNPFLKLIQKKMPSMAEEPLLTPTPDRFCMFPIQYPQIWEMYKKAEASFWTAEEVDLSGDTRDWENLNDGERHFIKHVLAFFAASDGIVLENLASRFMSDVQVSEARAFYGFQIAIENIHSEMYSLLLDTYIKDNKERDHLFRAIETIPCVAKKAQWAMKWIDGSQTFAERIVAFACVEGIFFSGSFCSIFWLKKRGLMPGLTFSNELISRDEGLHCDFACLIYTLLRTKLTEERVKSIVCDAVEIEREFVCDALPCALVGMNRDLMSQYIEFVADRLLGALGYGKVYGVANPFDWMELISLQGKTNFFEKRVGDYQKASVMSSVSGGGAFDNHVFSLDEDF; this is encoded by the coding sequence ATGTTAGCGCCAACTTTACTACTTCCCTCGCTTAATTACATTAACATAATTTACAATAATACCCTTCATCTTCCCCAACAAGCCTCTCTCGAAAGagtgaaaaaatttcaaaacgtTTCGACGGGTTCCCTCCACGCctcttccctctctctcttcaaaACATTTGAAACCCCTAAAACCCTCTCACCCCCCTTTATAAATATTCGGCTCTCGACTCAAAGGATAACCATCCAAATCACATCTCTACATCAATATCTCAACAACCCATTCCTTAAACTCATCCAAAAGAAGATGCCTTCCATGGCAGAAGAGCCGCTTCTTACTCCAACCCCGGACAGATTCTGCATGTTCCCAATCCAATACCCACAGATCTGGGAGATGTACAAGAAGGCCGAGGCCTCCTTCTGGACCGCCGAGGAAGTCGATCTCTCCGGAGACACACGCGACTGGGAGAATCTCAACGACGGAGAGCGCCACTTCATCAAACACGTCCTAGCCTTCTTCGCCGCCTCCGACGGAATCGTCCTGGAGAACCTCGCCTCCCGGTTCATGTCCGACGTCCAGGTCTCCGAGGCGCGTGCCTTCTACGGCTTCCAGATCGCGATTGAGAACATCCACTCAGAGATGTATAGCCTCCTGCTCGACACCTACATCAAGGATAACAAGGAGAGGGACCATCTCTTCCGGGCCATCGAGACCATCCCCTGCGTCGCGAAGAAGGCCCAATGGGCCATGAAGTGGATCGACGGATCTCAGACTTTCGCGGAGAGGATCGTCGCCTTCGCCTGCGTGGAAGGGATCTTCTTCTCCGGAAGCTTCTGCTCGATCTTCTGGCTCAAGAAGCGTGGGCTCATGCCTGGTCTGACCTTCTCCAACGAGCTGATCTCGAGAGACGAGGGGCTTCACTGCGATTTCGCCTGCCTGATCTATACCTTGTTGAGGACGAAGCTCACGGAGGAGCGCGTGAAGTCGATCGTGTGCGACGCGGTGGAGATCGAGAGGGAGTTTGTGTGCGACGCTCTTCCGTGCGCGTTGGTGGGGATGAACCGTGATCTGATGAGTCAGTATATCGAGTTCGTGGCGGATAGGCTTTTGGGCGCGCTTGGGTACGGGAAGGTGTACGGTGTGGCGAATCCGTTTGATTGGATGGAGTTGATCTCGCTTCAGGGGAAGACCAACTTCTTTGAGAAGAGGGTTGGCGATTACCAGAAGGCGTCTGTTATGTCGAGCGTTAGTGGAGGCGGCGCGTTTGATAATCATGTCTTCTCTCTCGATGAAGACTTTtag
- the LOC108849609 gene encoding uncharacterized protein LOC108849609, producing MPDWGPVFVAVALFVLLTPGVLIQIPGKNRVVEFGTFQTSGLSVIVHTLIYFTLVCILLLAIQIHMYIFYTATMADWAPVIVGVILFVILSPGLLFSLPGTNRGVDFGNLKTNGKAIAVHTLIFFAIYSILIIAVNLHIYTG from the exons ATGCCTGATTGGGGACCAGTTTTTGTGGCGGTGGCGCTCTTCGTGTTGCTAACTCCGGGAGTACTGATTCAGATTCCGGGGAAAAACAGAGTGGTTGAGTTTGGAACATTTCAGACAAGTGGTCTTTCAGTTATAGTTCATACGCTCATCTACTTCACTCTTGTTTGTATTCTCTTGCTCGCTATTCAAATTCACATGTACATC TTTTACACGGCAACAATGGCGGATTGGGCTCCAGTTATCGTCGGCGTCATCCTCTTCGTGATCCTCTCGCCGGGTCTTCTCTTCTCACTTCCCGGAACCAACCGAGGAGTGGACTTCGGTAACCTCAAAACAAACGGAAAAGCCATAGCTGTTCACACTCTCATCTTCTTCGCCATTTACTCCATTTTGATCATCGCCGTTAATCTCCACATCTACACCGGTTGA
- the LOC108835394 gene encoding uncharacterized protein LOC108835394: protein MFSSPDQIQSRSKREPVIVAVSLFILLSPGLLFQIPARTRVVEFGNMTTSGIAILVHAVIYFCILTILVVAIQVHIHF, encoded by the exons ATGTTTAGTAGCCCAGACCAGATTCAATCG AGATCAAAAAGGGAACCAGTGATTGTAGCGGTGTCTCTATTCATCCTACTGTCACCAGGACTGTTGTTTCAGATTCCAGCGAGGACGAGAGTGGTTGAGTTCGGGAACATGACCACGAGCGGTATCGCTATTTTGGTTCACGCGGTTATATACTTTTGTATTCTCACGATCTTAGTGGTTGCTATACAAGTTCACATCCATTTCTGA
- the LOC108850334 gene encoding putative 1-phosphatidylinositol-3-phosphate 5-kinase FAB1D, whose translation MQHRLQRFRNVAYTCTSLECENIIENLNDYNAKPLISLGGCESFTILLKGRSTAQLKLMKQILKTGYNLFRNELLSSNYFIVTLPPLKIIPWEMDGGQDEVVTIREEEVSSYIAYSLQQVEVHDESSESRPKNPVFCQHRESFLELSRDCNMTEPHYISSLSRCDRWDAKGGKSGAIFSKSRDTRLIIKEINQAEFNSFDNFGPMYFKYMKEAKKTFLAKIYGLYKVALGQTKFIMVMENLNFNRVIAMQYDLKGLVHGRFAPHSAQVLLDQNFLSD comes from the exons ATGCAACATCGATTGCAGAGATTTCGTAATGTGGCATATACATGCACATCACTTGAGtgtgaaaatataattgaaaatcTCAATGATTACAATGCGAAGCCACTAATTTCTCTTGGAGGTTGCGAAAGCTTTACG ATTTTGCTAAAAGGTCGCTCCACCGCCCAATTAAAACTGATGAAACAGATCCTCAAAACAGGGTACAATCTGTTTAGAAACGAGCTCCTTTCATCCAACTATTTCATAGTCACGTTGCCACCTTTAAAGATCATACCATGGGAAATGGATGGAGGCCAAGACGAAGTAGTAACAATCCGTGAAGAAGAAGTATCAAGCTACATCGCTTATTCCCTTCAACAAGTTGAAGTTCACGATGAATCTTCAGAGTCCAGGCCCAAGAATCCCGTCTTCTGTCAACATCGAGAAAGCTTTCTTGAGCTTAGCAGAGACTGCAACATGACAGAACCTCATTACATTTCCTCACTCAGCCGGTGCGATAGGTGGGATGCTAAAGGTGGGAAGAGCGGAGCTATTTTTTCCAAAAGCAGAGACACAAGGTTGATCATCAAAGAGATCAACCAAGCTGAGTTTAATTCATTTGACAACTTTGGCCCAATGTATTTCAAATACATGAAGGAAGCCAAGAAGACATTTCTGGCCAAAATCTATGGCTTATACAAG GTGGCTTTGGGTCAGACAAAGTTCATAATGGTGATGGAGAACTTGAACTTTAACCGGGTTATAGCTATGCAGTACGATCTCAAAGGATTGGTTCATGGTCGTTTTGCACCACACTCAGCTCAAGTACTTTTAGATCAGAATTTCTTGAGTGATTAA
- the LOC108835396 gene encoding uncharacterized protein LOC108835396 produces the protein MSTDWGPVIVAVSLFILLSPGLLFQIPARTRVVEFGNMSTSGIAILVHAVICFCILTILVIAIQVHIHF, from the coding sequence ATGAGCACGGATTGGGGACCGGTGATTGTAGCGGTGTCTCTGTTCATCCTACTATCACCAGGCCTACTGTTTCAAATTCCAGCAAGGACGAGAGTGGTTGAGTTCGGGAACATGAGCACGAGTGGTATCGCTATCTTGGTCCACGCAGTTATATGCTTTTGCATACTCACAATCTTAGTGATTGCTATACAAGTTCACATCCATTTCTGA
- the LOC108835395 gene encoding uncharacterized protein LOC108835395 — protein sequence MCVVTKPKKPYRRKTKEAETKTNMKLLSWIRTIKQSGLDHSKEFKGNFCCLRAQVSSQVQDIRTNSFAFYEPSRDPKPPEADEDLRFDHEDVFSGFLTIGTLGRETETPRFTSVAEEDVTGAQKDIAKLLTKKLEEYPEDRSSKQVLERSNAEGDRESVDVCPSQGNDLYLKRSKEAKQKKGVLTITNLFKRRKTVEGECNSMEKHGTPDLIRRVFDKLHMSSSNTIKDDNDDDYMHKKKDIRKNVQIFRSRVHPVLCTTARDDKEIDDSRSCTNLKDPPLNGGLLDSSSISETNMKKEKWIKTDAEYLVLEF from the exons atgtgtgtagtTACAAAACCTAAGAAACCTTacagaagaaaaacaaaagaagcagaaacgAAGACAAACATGAAG CTGCTAAGTTGGATTCGAACTATAAAGCAAAGCGGCTTAGACCATTCAAAGGAGTTCAAAG GTAATTTCTGTTGTCTAAGAGCTCAGGTTTCTTCTCAAGTCCAAGACATCCGTACAAACTCCTTCGCCTTCTATGAACCATCTCGTGACCCGAAACCACCAGAAGCTGATGAGGACCTCCGGTTTGATCATGAAGACGTGTTCAGTGGATTTCTAACGATCGGGACTCTTGGTAGAGAAACTGAAACACCAAGATTCACTTCGGTTGCAGAAGAAGATGTAACCGGAGCACAAAAAGATATTGCAAAGCTCTTAACTAAGAAGCTAGAGGAATATCCTGAGGATAGAAGCAGTAAGCAAGTACTTGAGAGATCGAATGCAGAAGGAGATAGAGAATCAGTTGACGTATGTCCTTCACAAGGTAATGATCTCTACCTAAAGAGAAGCAAAGAAGCAAAGCAAAAAAAGGGTGTACTTACAATCACAAACCTCTTCAAGAGAAGAAAGACAGTAGAAGGAGAGTGTAACTCCATGGAGAAACATGGCACACCAGATCTGATTAGAAGGGTGTTCGATAAGCTCcacatgtcttcttcaaataCAATAAAAGATGACAATGATGATGATTATATGCACAAGAAGAAAGACATCAGAaag AATGTTCAAATCTTCAGGAGTAGAGTCCATCCTGTTCTCTGTACAACTGCAAGAGACGATAAGGAGATAGATGACAGCAGAAGCTGCACCAACCTCAAGGATCCTCCTCTTAACGGAGGGTTACTTGATTCAAGCTCCATCTCGGAAACGaacatgaaaaaagaaaaatggatcAAGACTGACGCAGAGT atctTGTTCTGGAATTttga